In Eubalaena glacialis isolate mEubGla1 chromosome 2, mEubGla1.1.hap2.+ XY, whole genome shotgun sequence, a single genomic region encodes these proteins:
- the NSMCE3 gene encoding non-structural maintenance of chromosomes element 3 homolog, whose protein sequence is MSLKPKSRGRAGAQAERGGGGEEAPSTSRGPGGAASQGGRRAEAPPAPGPRSQKQLELKVAELVQFLLIKDQRKIPIRRTDILRHVVGDYKDVLPELLRRAAERLEYVFGYRLVELEPRSNTYILVNTLEPVEEDAEMRGDQGTPTTGLLMIVLGLIFMKGNSIKETEVWDFLRRLGVHPTKKHLIFGDPKKLITEDFVRQRYLEYRRIPHTDPVDYELQWGPRTNLETSKMKVLKFVAKVHNQDPKDWPAQYCEALAEEETRARPQTGVAAPTPAPSS, encoded by the coding sequence ATGTCGTTAAAGCCGAAGAGCCGGGGCCGCGCCGGCGCCCAGGCCgagcggggcggcggcggcgaggaGGCCCCGAGCACGTCCCGCGGGCCGGGCGGCGCCGCGTCGCAGGGCGGCCGGCGGGCCGAGGCTCCCCCAGCGCCGGGGCCGCGGTCGCAGAAGCAGCTGGAGCTGAAGGTGGCGGAGCTGGTGCAGTTCCTGCTGATCAAGGACCAGAGGAAGATCCCGATCCGTCGCACCGACATCCTGCGGCACGTGGTTGGGGACTACAAGGACGTGCTCCCCGAGCTGCTGCGGCGGGCGGCCGAGCGTCTGGAGTACGTGTTCGGGTACCGGCTGGTGGAGCTGGAGCCCCGGAGCAACACCTACATCCTGGTCAACACGCTGGAGCCGGTGGAGGAGGACGCGGAGATGCGCGGCGACCAGGGCACGCCCACCACCGGGCTGCTCATGATCGTGCTGGGGCTCATCTTCATGAAAGGCAACAGCATCAAAGAGACCGAGGTCTGGGACTTCCTGCGGCGCCTCGGGGTGCACCCCACCAAGAAGCACCTCATCTTCGGGGACCCGAAGAAGCTCATCACCGAGGACTTCGTGCGGCAGCGGTACTTGGAATACCGGCGCATCCCGCACACGGACCCCGTGGATTACGAGCTCCAGTGGGGCCCGCGCACCAACCTGGAGACCAGCAAGATGAAGGTGCTCAAGTTCGTGGCCAAAGTCCACAATCAGGATCCCAAGGACTGGCCGGCGCAGTACTGTGAGGCTTTGGCGGAGGAGGAGACCAGGGCCAGACCCCAGACCGGGGTTGCGGCCCCAaccccagccccttcctcttGA